In Candidatus Cloacimonadota bacterium, a single genomic region encodes these proteins:
- the def gene encoding peptide deformylase, with translation MPETPKLLDIRIYGDSILRLKAVEITEIDDALKEFAEDLVNTMYHRDGVGLAAPQVGVSKRMIAIDPFWGSDIDKRDPLVMINPAIEKSDGETDTEEGCISVPDIYAKVTRPSEVKVSFTTLDGEKRLVKYSGFPAVVVQHEIDHLNGVLFTDHLGTLAKLQVLRKLKALEKMAVDGVNIRGED, from the coding sequence ATGCCCGAAACGCCCAAACTTTTGGATATCCGTATCTACGGAGATAGCATCCTGCGCTTGAAAGCGGTTGAAATCACCGAGATTGATGACGCCCTGAAAGAGTTCGCGGAAGATTTGGTGAATACGATGTATCATCGTGATGGGGTTGGTCTTGCGGCTCCGCAGGTGGGTGTGAGCAAGCGCATGATTGCCATTGACCCATTCTGGGGCAGCGATATAGACAAGCGCGACCCTCTGGTTATGATAAACCCCGCCATCGAAAAATCCGATGGAGAAACCGACACCGAAGAAGGCTGCATCAGCGTTCCAGACATCTATGCGAAGGTGACCCGCCCTTCAGAAGTCAAAGTTTCCTTCACCACCCTGGATGGAGAAAAACGTTTGGTGAAATATTCCGGTTTTCCGGCGGTGGTGGTTCAACATGAGATTGACCATCTGAACGGTGTGCTGTTTACAGACCATCTGGGAACTTTGGCAAAACTGCAGGTTTTGAGAAAGCTCAAGGCTTTGGAAAAGATGGCTGTGGACGGTGTCAATATCCGCGGTGAGGATTAA
- the yajC gene encoding preprotein translocase subunit YajC: MQYILMMAGPAKDGATPQQGNLLMNFLPILIMFALLYFLMIMPQQKRQKEMQKMLDNLQVNDKVVTNSGILGRIVTIKPDKNTIVVEIDETNHVRVEFQRGAVVEIIRPEGNTKS; this comes from the coding sequence ATGCAATATATATTAATGATGGCTGGACCCGCCAAAGACGGCGCCACACCTCAACAAGGCAACCTTCTGATGAACTTTTTGCCCATCCTGATTATGTTTGCCCTACTGTATTTCCTCATGATTATGCCTCAGCAGAAAAGACAGAAGGAAATGCAAAAAATGCTGGATAACCTGCAGGTAAATGACAAGGTGGTAACCAATTCCGGCATACTGGGACGCATTGTGACCATAAAACCCGATAAAAACACCATCGTGGTGGAAATCGACGAAACAAACCACGTGCGCGTGGAATTCCAGCGCGGCGCTGTGGTTGAAATTATCAGACCTGAAGGTAATACCAAATCCTGA
- a CDS encoding phosphatidylglycerophosphatase A, with protein MKRKVFHPENFIASLFGVGFIPFAPGTWGTLFAAGIYLLLPQSLFEGKGWWFTGLGLLVVSLFSVWISGLAEKKLGKDAPAIVIDEFCGYFVSVMFLPKSVLMAVYAFALFRVFDIAKPFPINVSQRLKGGWGVVVDDLLAGFYANVVIQFIKLIAPRFFGQ; from the coding sequence ATGAAGCGAAAAGTCTTTCATCCCGAAAATTTCATCGCCTCCCTCTTTGGGGTGGGTTTCATTCCCTTCGCGCCCGGAACCTGGGGAACGCTTTTTGCGGCGGGAATCTATCTGCTTTTGCCGCAAAGCCTTTTTGAGGGTAAAGGCTGGTGGTTCACTGGGTTAGGCTTGCTTGTTGTCAGTCTGTTTTCGGTGTGGATTAGCGGCTTGGCGGAAAAAAAACTGGGTAAAGACGCGCCGGCGATTGTCATAGACGAGTTTTGCGGTTATTTTGTAAGCGTGATGTTTTTGCCCAAATCGGTTTTGATGGCGGTTTACGCCTTCGCGCTGTTTCGGGTTTTCGACATTGCAAAACCTTTTCCCATCAACGTTTCCCAACGCCTCAAAGGTGGCTGGGGAGTTGTGGTTGACGACCTTTTGGCCGGATTTTACGCTAATGTGGTCATCCAATTTATAAAACTGATAGCGCCAAGATTTTTTGGCCAATAG